From one Bradyrhizobium sp. Ash2021 genomic stretch:
- a CDS encoding ABC transporter ATP-binding protein — MSAALGLEDVAIRFGGVRAIDGVSFAIEEGDFVGLIGPNGAGKTTLIRVVAGLLHPDRGRVWISGVDVTKDATAARVRRRIALTHQIVRPFREMTVLDNVALGAGYRLTSSPLRALMHLNRRSEYERAAHILAQVGLAGTESKLAGSLPLGQMKRLEVARALAVEPRVILLDEPLAGLNHTEASKQVETIAEVHARGITVVLVEHNLEEVMRICRRLIVLNNGRVIGDGEPRAVMADPVVHDAYVGGGMASHAEA, encoded by the coding sequence ATGAGTGCGGCGCTCGGGCTTGAGGATGTGGCGATCCGGTTCGGTGGCGTTCGGGCCATTGATGGCGTGTCGTTCGCGATCGAGGAAGGTGATTTCGTCGGGTTGATCGGGCCCAATGGCGCCGGAAAGACCACGCTGATCAGGGTCGTTGCCGGCTTGTTGCATCCGGACCGGGGGCGGGTATGGATTTCGGGCGTCGACGTGACAAAGGACGCGACCGCGGCGCGGGTGCGCCGGCGCATCGCGTTGACGCACCAGATCGTACGGCCGTTTCGCGAAATGACCGTGCTGGATAACGTCGCGCTCGGCGCCGGATATCGCCTTACATCGTCGCCATTGCGTGCCTTGATGCATCTCAATAGGCGAAGCGAATATGAGCGCGCCGCACACATTCTGGCGCAGGTTGGTTTGGCGGGAACGGAAAGCAAGCTCGCGGGCTCGTTGCCGCTCGGCCAAATGAAACGGTTGGAGGTCGCACGCGCGCTCGCGGTCGAGCCGCGGGTGATCCTGCTCGACGAACCCTTGGCCGGACTCAACCATACCGAGGCATCGAAGCAGGTCGAGACCATCGCCGAGGTTCATGCCCGCGGTATCACCGTGGTCCTGGTGGAGCACAATCTGGAAGAGGTCATGCGGATCTGCCGGCGCCTGATCGTCCTGAACAATGGACGGGTGATCGGGGACGGCGAGCCGCGCGCAGTCATGGCCGACCCTGTCGTACATGACGCCTACGTCGGTGGAGGGATGGCAAGCCATGCTGAAGCTTGA
- a CDS encoding ABC transporter ATP-binding protein, whose translation MLKLENVNCGYGSVEAVHNVSFEVPSASVFALLGPNGAGKTSTIMAIMGHVDVHGGRIFLEGEDITRRRAIDRVGLGISLVPEGRQLFSDLTVDENLTAGGYARPIARDAVKRDRVFSYFPRLFERRTQLAASLSGGEQQMLAIGRALMAEPRLLLVDELSLGLMPKMVDLCLAALLQLKREGMTIVLVEQNTARALDVADQVCVLSSGVQVYQGTATEAKAAGSMFATFLGVNESV comes from the coding sequence ATGCTGAAGCTTGAGAACGTCAACTGCGGCTACGGCTCGGTCGAGGCCGTGCACAATGTGTCATTCGAGGTTCCGTCAGCCTCAGTGTTCGCGTTGCTCGGTCCCAATGGCGCCGGCAAGACCTCGACCATCATGGCGATCATGGGCCATGTCGACGTCCACGGTGGCCGCATCTTCCTCGAAGGCGAAGACATCACGCGCCGCCGCGCCATCGACCGCGTCGGTCTCGGGATTTCTCTGGTGCCGGAAGGGCGGCAGCTGTTTTCCGATCTCACCGTCGACGAGAATTTGACGGCCGGCGGTTATGCGCGTCCGATCGCCCGGGACGCCGTCAAGCGTGACCGCGTGTTCAGCTATTTTCCACGGCTGTTTGAGCGGCGAACCCAGCTTGCAGCCTCGCTGTCAGGCGGCGAGCAACAGATGCTGGCGATCGGCCGCGCGCTGATGGCCGAACCTCGCTTGCTGCTGGTCGACGAGTTATCGCTCGGACTGATGCCGAAAATGGTCGATCTCTGCCTCGCCGCGTTGCTGCAGTTGAAGCGCGAGGGCATGACGATCGTTCTGGTCGAGCAGAACACGGCGCGCGCGCTTGATGTGGCGGACCAGGTCTGCGTGCTGTCGTCGGGCGTGCAGGTCTATCAGGGCACGGCGACGGAGGCGAAAGCGGCAGGCTCGATGTTCGCAACCTTCCTTGGTGTCAACGAGTCTGTCTAG
- a CDS encoding branched-chain amino acid ABC transporter permease, with protein sequence MSAYEISIISIIGINVILAVSLNMISGFCGQISLGHGAFFGAGAYAAALTMTGKGGVPLAIVAALITGSLLGVIVGFASLRVRTDFLAVTTIGVNFLFVGFVRKQTWLGGEMGISGIPPTGLGAAGNMVMILLFAAATIALSLYISRSWMGFAFRAVGEDEGAAATLGINSGAYKLAAFGIGTALAGLAGGLYTFFTQFITVDAFDFIFSVMLMAMVVIGGIGSTWGVVVAAVGLTLLPEAIRFVNDYRLLVFGGLLVLVIRLAPGGLTAMVQNLFLAVRRS encoded by the coding sequence ATGAGCGCTTACGAAATCAGCATCATCTCGATCATCGGCATCAATGTCATTCTGGCCGTCAGCCTGAACATGATCAGCGGTTTCTGCGGACAGATCAGTCTCGGCCACGGCGCCTTTTTCGGCGCCGGTGCCTATGCTGCGGCGCTGACGATGACCGGAAAAGGTGGCGTTCCGCTGGCGATCGTAGCGGCGCTGATCACCGGGAGCCTGCTCGGGGTCATCGTCGGATTCGCCTCGCTGCGCGTGCGCACGGATTTTCTCGCGGTCACCACGATCGGCGTCAATTTCCTGTTCGTTGGTTTCGTCCGCAAGCAGACCTGGCTCGGTGGCGAGATGGGGATCAGCGGCATTCCGCCGACCGGTCTCGGCGCGGCCGGCAACATGGTGATGATCCTGCTGTTCGCAGCGGCGACCATTGCGCTGAGCCTTTATATCAGCCGGTCCTGGATGGGCTTTGCGTTCCGCGCCGTCGGCGAAGACGAAGGCGCGGCGGCCACGCTTGGTATCAATTCCGGCGCCTACAAGCTCGCCGCCTTCGGCATCGGAACGGCGCTCGCCGGTCTTGCTGGAGGGCTCTACACGTTTTTCACCCAATTCATCACGGTGGATGCCTTCGACTTCATATTCTCTGTCATGCTGATGGCAATGGTCGTGATCGGCGGTATCGGATCGACATGGGGCGTTGTGGTTGCTGCCGTCGGCCTGACCCTGTTGCCCGAGGCGATCCGCTTCGTGAACGACTATCGTCTGCTGGTGTTCGGCGGCCTGCTGGTGTTGGTGATCCGCCTGGCGCCGGGAGGGCTGACGGCAATGGTGCAAAACCTCTTCCTCGCGGTGAGGCGGTCATGA
- a CDS encoding branched-chain amino acid ABC transporter permease, whose protein sequence is MYYIDLAVTGISFGCMYAMMSVGLTLVYGLLRILHVAHAAVFALGAYVTVLVGNATGSILLGFLAAVIVTPLFGIAIYRLLYEPLLKYRPDVPMIASVGLLVLMQDAFRIVFGEQGITFHRNAFAFTTFNFSGVTVSAVQIAIVMTAAVVFTGLHLFTTRTRIGIGWRATVSRPQIAASFGIDPIKVRYLNFAVGSALAAVAGGLVAELNNLVDPGIGFVVSYKALAIIVLGGLGSVRGTLIASLVLGLVEAYGTIFIGAWLDRDAIAFLALIVLLMIRPQGFTGARTA, encoded by the coding sequence GTGTACTACATCGATCTGGCCGTAACCGGCATCAGCTTCGGCTGCATGTATGCCATGATGTCGGTCGGCCTGACCCTTGTGTACGGCCTGCTGCGCATCCTGCACGTGGCGCATGCCGCCGTATTCGCGCTCGGGGCCTATGTAACGGTTCTCGTCGGCAACGCGACCGGCAGCATCTTGCTCGGCTTTCTCGCGGCCGTCATTGTGACCCCGCTGTTCGGCATCGCGATTTATCGCCTGCTGTACGAGCCGCTGCTGAAATACCGGCCGGACGTCCCCATGATCGCTTCGGTCGGATTGCTGGTCTTGATGCAGGACGCATTCCGCATCGTGTTCGGCGAACAGGGCATTACGTTTCACCGGAACGCTTTCGCTTTTACGACCTTCAATTTTTCCGGCGTCACCGTCAGCGCGGTGCAGATCGCGATCGTGATGACGGCCGCCGTGGTGTTCACCGGGCTGCATCTGTTCACGACGCGAACCCGGATCGGAATCGGCTGGCGCGCCACCGTCTCCAGGCCGCAGATCGCCGCGAGTTTCGGGATCGATCCAATCAAGGTCCGCTATCTCAATTTTGCGGTTGGATCGGCGCTGGCGGCGGTCGCCGGCGGGCTGGTGGCGGAGCTGAACAATCTGGTCGACCCCGGTATCGGTTTCGTCGTGAGCTACAAGGCGCTCGCCATCATCGTTCTCGGTGGCCTCGGCAGCGTGCGCGGCACCCTGATCGCAAGCCTGGTGCTGGGCCTAGTCGAAGCTTATGGCACCATCTTTATTGGCGCCTGGCTCGATCGCGACGCGATCGCATTCCTCGCCCTCATCGTGCTCCTGATGATCCGGCCGCAAGGGTTCACCGGAGCGCGCACGGCATGA
- a CDS encoding ABC transporter substrate-binding protein, producing the protein MLNQNPKTPARNRKLVIGFTGVLILGLAAVMPAHADIKIGFQVPLTGPSATDGKSAQIAATMAVEDINAAGGVLGQKVELVTYDDQAKSDQAIFTANKLIGEDSVKLVVNGSYSASGRAAAPVFQKAGVVMISAYGVHPDITRAGDYMFRLVHLGPPQGAATALYIGKNLGIKKVSTITMDNDYGQATMDGFLEASGKYGIEVLNKYSYSLKDRQFGSIVASVKRDNPDAVYATGYFFTAGPLVAQLRAAGITVPIVGSQAFDSEKFVEIAGPAAEGTYIMDSFDRDRKDATLQKFFTEFKNRAGYSPEGVAAVTYSAVKLMADGIKRANSADPAKVRDALAATKDFPMLEGNLNGFNSLHEIVMPISVNVIKDGKFTPAGVITDLAAFAPPEK; encoded by the coding sequence ATGTTGAACCAGAACCCCAAAACGCCGGCGCGGAACAGGAAATTGGTTATCGGTTTCACCGGCGTCCTGATCCTTGGGCTTGCCGCAGTGATGCCGGCGCACGCCGACATCAAGATCGGCTTCCAGGTGCCGCTGACGGGACCCTCGGCGACCGACGGCAAATCGGCGCAGATCGCAGCCACCATGGCGGTCGAGGACATCAACGCCGCCGGCGGGGTGCTCGGCCAGAAAGTCGAACTCGTCACCTATGACGACCAGGCCAAATCCGACCAGGCGATCTTCACCGCCAACAAATTGATCGGCGAAGACAGCGTCAAGCTGGTGGTCAATGGCAGCTATTCGGCGTCGGGCCGCGCGGCGGCACCGGTGTTCCAGAAAGCCGGCGTCGTCATGATTTCGGCCTACGGCGTGCATCCAGACATCACCCGCGCCGGAGACTACATGTTTCGCCTCGTCCATCTCGGTCCGCCCCAGGGCGCGGCGACCGCGCTTTACATCGGCAAGAACCTCGGAATCAAAAAAGTATCCACCATCACGATGGATAATGATTACGGGCAGGCGACGATGGACGGATTCTTGGAGGCGTCCGGCAAATACGGCATCGAGGTCCTCAACAAATATAGCTATTCGCTCAAGGACCGCCAGTTCGGCTCAATCGTCGCAAGCGTGAAGCGAGACAATCCAGACGCGGTCTACGCGACCGGCTACTTCTTCACCGCCGGTCCGCTGGTTGCCCAGCTCCGCGCCGCCGGCATCACCGTGCCGATCGTCGGCTCGCAGGCGTTCGATTCCGAGAAGTTCGTCGAGATCGCCGGGCCGGCCGCCGAAGGGACCTACATCATGGACAGCTTCGACCGCGACCGGAAGGACGCGACGCTGCAGAAGTTCTTCACCGAATTCAAGAACCGCGCCGGCTATTCGCCGGAGGGGGTCGCCGCCGTAACTTACTCGGCGGTGAAGCTGATGGCCGACGGCATCAAGCGCGCCAACAGCGCCGATCCGGCCAAGGTGCGCGATGCGCTCGCGGCGACCAAGGACTTCCCGATGCTGGAGGGCAATCTCAACGGCTTCAACAGCCTGCATGAGATCGTGATGCCGATCAGCGTCAACGTGATCAAGGACGGCAAGTTCACACCGGCAGGCGTGATCACCGACCTCGCCGCCTTCGCGCCGCCCGAGAAATAG